A section of the Methanocaldococcus sp. FS406-22 genome encodes:
- a CDS encoding fumarate hydratase — protein MKISDVVVELFREAVIYLPKDVKNALEEGYKKESSEISKNTLKAIIENNEIAEEKHVPLCQDTGVPIIFLKIGKNINSSEIMKIIEEIKEGVKRATEEIPLRPNVVHPLTRENFKTNVGLGAPFINIEFDESLDREIEIIAFPKGAGSENMSALKMLKPSDGIEGIKNFVLETVANAGGKPCPPIVVGIGIGGTADVALKLAKKALLRKIGERHKDKEIANLEKELLEKINSLGIGAMGLGGDITALDVFIEVAGCHTASLPVGICIQCWADRRASKRIKLE, from the coding sequence ATGAAAATATCTGATGTAGTTGTTGAACTGTTTAGAGAGGCAGTTATCTACTTACCAAAAGATGTAAAAAATGCATTAGAAGAAGGTTATAAAAAAGAAAGTAGTGAGATATCAAAAAATACTTTAAAGGCAATCATAGAAAACAATGAAATAGCTGAAGAGAAACACGTCCCTTTATGTCAAGATACTGGAGTTCCGATAATATTTTTAAAAATTGGAAAGAATATAAATTCCTCTGAAATAATGAAAATCATTGAGGAAATAAAAGAAGGTGTAAAAAGAGCAACAGAAGAGATTCCTTTAAGGCCCAATGTAGTTCATCCTTTAACAAGGGAGAATTTTAAAACAAATGTTGGTTTAGGTGCCCCATTTATCAATATAGAGTTTGATGAAAGCTTAGATAGGGAGATTGAAATAATTGCTTTCCCAAAAGGGGCGGGTAGCGAGAACATGAGTGCTTTAAAAATGTTAAAGCCATCTGATGGAATAGAGGGAATAAAAAATTTTGTTTTAGAAACTGTAGCAAATGCTGGAGGAAAACCATGCCCACCAATAGTTGTTGGAATAGGCATTGGTGGAACTGCTGATGTAGCATTAAAATTAGCTAAAAAAGCACTGCTAAGAAAAATAGGAGAGAGACACAAAGATAAAGAAATAGCTAATCTTGAAAAAGAGTTGTTAGAGAAGATAAATAGTTTAGGAATTGGGGCAATGGGTTTAGGTGGAGATATAACTGCCTTAGACGTTTTTATTGAAGTTGCTGGCTGTCACACAGCTTCTCTACCAGTGGGAATTTGTATTCAATGCTGGGCAGATAGAAGAGCAAGTAAAAGAATAAAATTGGAATAA
- the bioB gene encoding biotin synthase BioB, producing MKGESLIDIESFLEKSLKNKIDFDDAIYLYNNFNTIDLLYLAFKIKNKINNKIKLCAIINAKSGKCPEDCIFCSQSIHNKCNIPIYPLKSKNEILEYAKTFDGIVERFSIVTSGKKINDDEFVKIVEAIELIKEETNLKVCCSLGLLDREKLKELKKLDVRLHNNLETSKNYFKNICSTHSYDDKVKVIKEAKKLGLEVCSGGIFGLGESAEERIKMAFELKELGVDSVPINILHPIEGTKAYQKIKNGEIKPISISDALKSIAIYKIILPYAEIRLAGGRIYNLRDFQSYALMALDGLMVGNYLTTKGRGLEDDLMMIRDFYNLMG from the coding sequence ATGAAAGGTGAGAGTTTGATAGATATTGAGAGTTTTTTAGAAAAATCTCTAAAGAACAAAATAGATTTTGATGATGCTATCTATCTATATAACAACTTCAACACCATAGATTTGCTGTATTTGGCCTTTAAAATAAAAAATAAAATAAATAACAAAATTAAATTGTGTGCTATAATAAATGCCAAAAGTGGAAAATGTCCAGAGGATTGTATTTTCTGCTCTCAATCTATTCATAACAAATGCAATATTCCAATATATCCATTAAAGTCTAAAAATGAGATTTTAGAATATGCTAAAACATTTGATGGCATAGTTGAGAGATTCAGCATAGTAACGAGCGGTAAAAAAATTAATGATGATGAATTCGTTAAAATTGTCGAAGCTATAGAGCTTATAAAGGAGGAGACAAATTTAAAGGTGTGCTGTTCCTTGGGATTGTTGGATAGAGAAAAATTAAAAGAACTAAAAAAATTAGATGTAAGATTGCACAATAACTTAGAAACATCAAAAAACTACTTTAAAAATATCTGCTCAACCCACAGCTATGATGATAAAGTAAAGGTTATTAAAGAGGCTAAAAAACTTGGCTTAGAGGTTTGCAGTGGAGGAATATTTGGACTTGGAGAGAGTGCAGAGGAGAGAATAAAAATGGCTTTTGAACTTAAAGAGTTGGGAGTTGATAGTGTTCCAATAAACATTCTACATCCAATTGAAGGAACTAAGGCCTATCAAAAAATAAAAAATGGAGAAATTAAGCCAATAAGCATTTCAGATGCTTTAAAATCGATAGCAATTTATAAGATAATTCTACCTTATGCAGAGATTAGATTAGCTGGTGGAAGGATATATAACCTAAGGGACTTTCAATCCTATGCTTTAATGGCCTTAGATGGTTTAATGGTTGGAAACTACTTAACTACAAAGGGGAGAGGCTTAGAGGATGATTTAATGATGATTAGAGATTTTTATAATTTAATGGGGTGA
- a CDS encoding histidinol phosphate phosphatase domain-containing protein, translating to MRFDFHTHTIFSDGELIPAELVRRARVLKHKAIAITDHADFSNYKELIEKTTIAKEELKKYWDDIIVIVGVELTHIPPKSIPKMAKKAKDLGAEIVVVHGETVVEPVEEKTNYYASISEDVDILAHPGFIDKETAENLKENDIFVEITSRRGHNITNGHVANIAREFGLKTLINTDTHAPEDLIDVEFAKKVGLGAGLTTKELEKTLLDYPKELLKRI from the coding sequence TTGAGATTTGATTTTCATACACATACAATTTTTAGTGATGGAGAGTTAATTCCTGCTGAATTAGTTAGAAGGGCAAGAGTTTTAAAGCATAAAGCTATAGCCATAACAGACCATGCTGATTTCAGCAATTATAAAGAGTTGATTGAAAAAACCACTATTGCTAAAGAGGAATTAAAAAAATACTGGGATGACATTATAGTTATTGTTGGTGTTGAGCTAACTCACATCCCACCAAAGTCAATCCCAAAGATGGCTAAAAAGGCTAAAGATTTAGGGGCTGAGATTGTAGTTGTTCATGGAGAGACAGTAGTTGAGCCGGTTGAAGAAAAAACTAATTACTATGCATCAATATCTGAAGATGTTGATATTTTAGCTCATCCCGGCTTTATTGATAAAGAAACTGCTGAAAATTTGAAGGAGAATGATATATTCGTTGAAATAACCTCGAGAAGGGGGCATAATATAACAAACGGCCATGTTGCCAATATTGCGAGAGAGTTTGGATTAAAAACTTTGATAAATACAGATACTCACGCTCCAGAGGATTTAATTGATGTTGAGTTTGCAAAAAAAGTTGGTTTAGGGGCTGGATTGACAACAAAAGAGTTGGAAAAAACATTGTTAGATTATCCAAAAGAGTTATTGAAGAGGATATAA
- a CDS encoding 6-carboxyhexanoate--CoA ligase, with amino-acid sequence MYSIKMRASKNGKHISGAERIVNKDEIEDVARELIKRALTHENGTPDFINIKIEEIKEDIEYIDHLPIKTIHCKNKEEAREKAREILRNEGIPDKVIDYAYEIIDKGGMRGAAILNLKGERLEPDKERGVRVKNIDTTKELKEKILKEKLGTERTVDAIAIASKVIHLGVIAELCTSDNKSYTTGYVATKRGYFRITNLKKEGESGGRVFFVKNDVNIEDLIDKLENKPFIIK; translated from the coding sequence ATGTATAGTATAAAGATGAGGGCATCGAAGAATGGAAAACACATCTCTGGAGCAGAGAGGATTGTGAATAAAGATGAGATTGAAGATGTTGCGAGGGAGTTAATTAAAAGGGCTTTAACTCATGAAAATGGGACTCCAGATTTTATAAATATAAAGATTGAAGAGATTAAGGAAGATATAGAGTATATCGACCACTTACCAATAAAAACAATTCATTGCAAAAACAAAGAAGAGGCAAGAGAAAAGGCAAGGGAAATATTGAGAAATGAAGGCATCCCAGATAAGGTTATAGATTATGCTTATGAAATTATTGATAAAGGAGGGATGAGGGGAGCTGCAATATTAAATTTAAAAGGAGAGAGGTTAGAGCCAGATAAAGAAAGAGGTGTTAGAGTTAAAAACATAGATACAACAAAAGAATTAAAGGAGAAGATTTTAAAAGAAAAATTAGGAACAGAGAGGACAGTTGATGCCATTGCTATAGCATCTAAGGTTATTCATTTGGGTGTTATAGCAGAGTTATGCACTTCAGATAACAAAAGCTACACAACTGGCTACGTTGCAACTAAAAGAGGATATTTCAGGATTACAAATTTAAAGAAAGAAGGGGAAAGTGGAGGAAGAGTATTTTTTGTTAAAAATGATGTAAATATAGAGGATTTAATAGATAAATTAGAAAACAAGCCATTCATTATAAAATAA